In the Mya arenaria isolate MELC-2E11 chromosome 11, ASM2691426v1 genome, one interval contains:
- the LOC128210002 gene encoding mucin-5AC-like isoform X2 encodes MKTRQESNRRKLKRPKPTEEDTLNTSSAAKETVIKTPQIKTPRGVRRNAVRTTPGRDEIVFSQNFDSQAVVGWDCNSPLNVGRVHRGGDGQDVSDLLKLIADEDEGSLPQGNTPPLLGAWKVGASKEDGTTEDNNNEVSGRLLRKGRTRKKSGKDSSVSRDLFEKLSLALEHCAEADNELEDVTEDAETEPINDNRVVLNVSGDLFDTTKVEKPSVGNAPVKTENHWANKVPVRVSPRLQKKIEVKTGTNVISPIDANFENVVQGASKISTDVLNCAQTDVNEDDWSDDELFEEDSFIIKATQIPGEEKNFNSPVFGIKRKSSNATDLPKSKISRFTFKLDSHNTKTSTTVRSTSSNYTNIQSKPKPLPLSTTSSVPSHPIGLTKSTYVQQYARPGSSNTVTSTRSSLPHAIIRVNDSVLASPRTAQNFYPKPAGQSNLNHSRTVRNLNSSVVGPSSQMSSSNSSRTFASKQIIPNQSSSGAMSSNVYNSTKLSQNSPSSCSLNRSNSFKKHNSFSGPGNAGPATQSTRKRSISGSDEKFQVQQTVSTASAIQPSARPGNSCNTISKTGAYSVTNNQNNANRLSSGTQNPQSFQHGIWGQKVVTSVQKLPSRMVAAQSASKSFATKVSSVRTSSVVSTSSVSVLTTPVLAKVRAVGKTVNSMNSSFDTSLSDDLLFQLAEPDDLLDTQMEQDLTFTRVQTTPVVSVKMSAVTSSSLFAASTCSLSTVSSKHVISSTEVSHKPKTVQSSIVPKASCLNAKALCSYIPKQTSTFQSKASVNSSTKPIAQTRHFRFKESQKSTGCNISKLTAPLPASSNRDAFAKPPPASSVQSVVAKPDPMVAFSEDLFGDDDMLGDDGLTEPEIMAMLDEVEFQATQQLSQKRTSTESVKSLTGSQESTLRLQPQAVKPSETSLPNSPAETIQPSSQGSNGNSPAKNSQTKYSPEEIERKKQLALQKRRLKIHK; translated from the exons ATGAAAACAAGACAAGAAAGTAATCGTCGAAAGCTTAAAAGGCCGAAACCAACTGAAG AGGATACACTCAACACCAGTTCAGCAGCAAAGGAAACTGTGATCAAAACTCCTCAGATCAAGACACCAAGAGGAGTTAGACGTAACGCTGTGAGGACAACCCCAGGCAGAGATGAGATTGTTTTCTCCCAAAATTTTGATTCCCAGGCCGTTGTGGGTTGGGACTGTAACTCTCCATTGAACGTTGGAAGAGTGCACAGAG GTGGAGATGGCCAAGATGTGTCTGACCTACTGAAGCTGATAGCTGATGAG GATGAAGGTAGTCTACCGCAGGGAAATACCCCACCCCTGCTTGGAGCATGGAAAGTAGGGGCTTCCAAGGAAGATGGGACGACAGAAGACAATAATAATGAGGTTTCTGGCAG GTTGTTACGGAAAGGTAGGACGCGGAAAAAGAGTGGCAAGGACTCCTCTGTCTCTCGGGACCTGTTTGAAAAACTCTCCCTGGCCTTGGAGCATTGTGCAG AAGCAGACAATGAGTTGGAGGATGTCACAGAAGATGCAGAGACTGAACCAATTAATGACAATCGAGTTGTACTGAATGTTTCCGGGGATCTATTTGACACAACAAAGGTGGAAAAACCTTCTGTCGGAAATGCTCCAGTCAAAACAGAAAATCATTGGGCTAACAAAGTACCTGTACGAGTTTCTCCCAGATTGCAAAAGAAAATTGAGGTTAAAACAGGGACAAACGTAATATCCCCAATTGATGCTAATTTTGAGAATGTTGTTCAAGGTGCTAGTAAAATATCAACTGATGTGCTGAATTGTGCTCAAACTGATGTTAATGAAGATGACTGGAGCGATGATGAACTGTTTGAAGAAGACTCCTTTATCATTAAAGCTACGCAGATACCAGGGGAAGAGAAGAACTTTAATTCTCCTGTGTTTGGAATAAAGAGAAAAAGTTCAAATGCTACTGACTTGCCGAAAAGTAAAATTTCAAGGTTTACTTTTAAACTTGACTcacataacacaaaaacaagtaCAACTGTTAGATCAACTAGTAGCAATTATACAAACATTCAGTCTAAACCAAAGCCTCTGCCTTTATCTACCACTTCCAGTGTGCCATCTCATCCAATAGGATTAACAAAGTCAACCTATGTTCAGCAGTATGCAAGACCTGGGTCAAGCAATACTGTTACCAGTACTAGATCTAGTCTTCCTCATGCTATTATAAGAGTAAATGATTCAGTGCTGGCCAGTCCAAGGACTGCACAAAACTTCTACCCAAAACCTGCAGGACAGTCAAATTTAAATCATTCAAGAACAGTTCGGAATTTGAATAGCTCAGTAGTTGGGCCATCTTCCCAAATGAGTTCATCAAATTCTAGTAGAACATTTGCTTCAAAACAAATCATTCCGAACCAAAGCAGTTCCGGAGCAATGTCCAGTAATGTGTACAATTCTACGAAACTATCGCAAAACTCCCCATCATCTTGTAGCTTGAACAGGTCAAATTCTTTCAAGAAACATAATAGTTTCTCTGGACCAGGAAATGCTGGTCCAGCAACACAAAGTACTAGAAAGCGTTCAATATCAGGAAGTGACGAGAAGTTTCAAGTTCAGCAGACAGTGAGTACAGCATCAGCTATTCAACCCAGTGCACGACCAGGAAATTCATGCAATACCATTTCAAAAACTGGTGCTTATTCAGTGACcaataatcaaaacaatgccAATAGATTATCAAGTGGCACTCAGAATCCACAAAGTTTTCAGCATGGTATTTGGGGACAGAAGGTTGTTACAAGTGTTCAAAAATTACCATCAAGAATGGTGGCAGCACAATCGGCTTCAAAATCATTTGCAACCAAAGTATCAAGTGTACGTACTAGTTCAGTAGTCTCAACTTCATCAGTATCAGTATTAACAACACCAGTGTTGGCTAAAGTCAGAGCAGTTGGGAAGACAGTTAACTCAATGAATTCCAGCTTTGACACAAGTCTGAGTGATGATTTACTGTTTCAGCTGGCTGAGCCAGATGACTTACTGGATACACAGATGGAGCAAGATTTAACATTCACTCGTGTTCAGACCACTCCAGTAGTTTCTGTTAAAATGTCAGCTGTCACTAGCAGTAGTCTTTTTGCAGCAAGTACATGTAGTTTGAGCACTGTTTCCTCTAAACATGTTATCAGTTCAACTGAAGTCTCTCATAAACCAAAGACTGTGCAATCTAGCATTGTGCCAAAAGCATCTTGCCTAAATGCAAAAGCTTTGTGTAGTTACATTCCTAAACAAACTTCAACGTTTCAGTCCAAAGCTAGTGTGAACAGTTCAACAAAACCTATTGCCCAGACCAGACATTTTAGATTCAAGGAAAGTCAGAAATCTACTGGTTGCAACATAAGCAAGTTGACAGCCCCATTACCAGCCTCTTCCAACAGGGACGCATTTGCAAAACCTCCACCAGCTTCTAGTGTGCAAAGTGTAGTAGCAAAGCCAG ACCCTATGGTTGCATTCAGTGAGGATCTATTTGGTGATGATGATATGTTGGGAGATGATGGACTAACAGAGCCGGAGATTATGGCAATGTTGGATGAAGTTGAAT TTCAAGCCACACAACAGTTAAGCCAAAAACGAACATCTACAGAGAGTGTTAAATCCCTCACCGGCAGTCAGGAGTCCACATTGCGCTTACAACCCCAGGCTGTAAAACCCAGCGAAACATCCTTACCAAATAGTCCAGCAGAGACTATTCAACCAAGCAGTCAGGGATCCAATGGAAACAGTCCGGCCAAAAACAGTCAGACAAAATATTCACCTGAAGAAATTGAAAGAAAGAAGCAGCTTGCTCTTCAAAAAAGAAGACTAAAAATACACAAGTGA
- the LOC128210002 gene encoding mucin-5AC-like isoform X1, giving the protein MKTRQESNRRKLKRPKPTEANEIHTTEDTLNTSSAAKETVIKTPQIKTPRGVRRNAVRTTPGRDEIVFSQNFDSQAVVGWDCNSPLNVGRVHRGGDGQDVSDLLKLIADEDEGSLPQGNTPPLLGAWKVGASKEDGTTEDNNNEVSGRLLRKGRTRKKSGKDSSVSRDLFEKLSLALEHCAEADNELEDVTEDAETEPINDNRVVLNVSGDLFDTTKVEKPSVGNAPVKTENHWANKVPVRVSPRLQKKIEVKTGTNVISPIDANFENVVQGASKISTDVLNCAQTDVNEDDWSDDELFEEDSFIIKATQIPGEEKNFNSPVFGIKRKSSNATDLPKSKISRFTFKLDSHNTKTSTTVRSTSSNYTNIQSKPKPLPLSTTSSVPSHPIGLTKSTYVQQYARPGSSNTVTSTRSSLPHAIIRVNDSVLASPRTAQNFYPKPAGQSNLNHSRTVRNLNSSVVGPSSQMSSSNSSRTFASKQIIPNQSSSGAMSSNVYNSTKLSQNSPSSCSLNRSNSFKKHNSFSGPGNAGPATQSTRKRSISGSDEKFQVQQTVSTASAIQPSARPGNSCNTISKTGAYSVTNNQNNANRLSSGTQNPQSFQHGIWGQKVVTSVQKLPSRMVAAQSASKSFATKVSSVRTSSVVSTSSVSVLTTPVLAKVRAVGKTVNSMNSSFDTSLSDDLLFQLAEPDDLLDTQMEQDLTFTRVQTTPVVSVKMSAVTSSSLFAASTCSLSTVSSKHVISSTEVSHKPKTVQSSIVPKASCLNAKALCSYIPKQTSTFQSKASVNSSTKPIAQTRHFRFKESQKSTGCNISKLTAPLPASSNRDAFAKPPPASSVQSVVAKPDPMVAFSEDLFGDDDMLGDDGLTEPEIMAMLDEVEFQATQQLSQKRTSTESVKSLTGSQESTLRLQPQAVKPSETSLPNSPAETIQPSSQGSNGNSPAKNSQTKYSPEEIERKKQLALQKRRLKIHK; this is encoded by the exons ATGAAAACAAGACAAGAAAGTAATCGTCGAAAGCTTAAAAGGCCGAAACCAACTGAAG CAAATGAAATCCATACTACAGAGGATACACTCAACACCAGTTCAGCAGCAAAGGAAACTGTGATCAAAACTCCTCAGATCAAGACACCAAGAGGAGTTAGACGTAACGCTGTGAGGACAACCCCAGGCAGAGATGAGATTGTTTTCTCCCAAAATTTTGATTCCCAGGCCGTTGTGGGTTGGGACTGTAACTCTCCATTGAACGTTGGAAGAGTGCACAGAG GTGGAGATGGCCAAGATGTGTCTGACCTACTGAAGCTGATAGCTGATGAG GATGAAGGTAGTCTACCGCAGGGAAATACCCCACCCCTGCTTGGAGCATGGAAAGTAGGGGCTTCCAAGGAAGATGGGACGACAGAAGACAATAATAATGAGGTTTCTGGCAG GTTGTTACGGAAAGGTAGGACGCGGAAAAAGAGTGGCAAGGACTCCTCTGTCTCTCGGGACCTGTTTGAAAAACTCTCCCTGGCCTTGGAGCATTGTGCAG AAGCAGACAATGAGTTGGAGGATGTCACAGAAGATGCAGAGACTGAACCAATTAATGACAATCGAGTTGTACTGAATGTTTCCGGGGATCTATTTGACACAACAAAGGTGGAAAAACCTTCTGTCGGAAATGCTCCAGTCAAAACAGAAAATCATTGGGCTAACAAAGTACCTGTACGAGTTTCTCCCAGATTGCAAAAGAAAATTGAGGTTAAAACAGGGACAAACGTAATATCCCCAATTGATGCTAATTTTGAGAATGTTGTTCAAGGTGCTAGTAAAATATCAACTGATGTGCTGAATTGTGCTCAAACTGATGTTAATGAAGATGACTGGAGCGATGATGAACTGTTTGAAGAAGACTCCTTTATCATTAAAGCTACGCAGATACCAGGGGAAGAGAAGAACTTTAATTCTCCTGTGTTTGGAATAAAGAGAAAAAGTTCAAATGCTACTGACTTGCCGAAAAGTAAAATTTCAAGGTTTACTTTTAAACTTGACTcacataacacaaaaacaagtaCAACTGTTAGATCAACTAGTAGCAATTATACAAACATTCAGTCTAAACCAAAGCCTCTGCCTTTATCTACCACTTCCAGTGTGCCATCTCATCCAATAGGATTAACAAAGTCAACCTATGTTCAGCAGTATGCAAGACCTGGGTCAAGCAATACTGTTACCAGTACTAGATCTAGTCTTCCTCATGCTATTATAAGAGTAAATGATTCAGTGCTGGCCAGTCCAAGGACTGCACAAAACTTCTACCCAAAACCTGCAGGACAGTCAAATTTAAATCATTCAAGAACAGTTCGGAATTTGAATAGCTCAGTAGTTGGGCCATCTTCCCAAATGAGTTCATCAAATTCTAGTAGAACATTTGCTTCAAAACAAATCATTCCGAACCAAAGCAGTTCCGGAGCAATGTCCAGTAATGTGTACAATTCTACGAAACTATCGCAAAACTCCCCATCATCTTGTAGCTTGAACAGGTCAAATTCTTTCAAGAAACATAATAGTTTCTCTGGACCAGGAAATGCTGGTCCAGCAACACAAAGTACTAGAAAGCGTTCAATATCAGGAAGTGACGAGAAGTTTCAAGTTCAGCAGACAGTGAGTACAGCATCAGCTATTCAACCCAGTGCACGACCAGGAAATTCATGCAATACCATTTCAAAAACTGGTGCTTATTCAGTGACcaataatcaaaacaatgccAATAGATTATCAAGTGGCACTCAGAATCCACAAAGTTTTCAGCATGGTATTTGGGGACAGAAGGTTGTTACAAGTGTTCAAAAATTACCATCAAGAATGGTGGCAGCACAATCGGCTTCAAAATCATTTGCAACCAAAGTATCAAGTGTACGTACTAGTTCAGTAGTCTCAACTTCATCAGTATCAGTATTAACAACACCAGTGTTGGCTAAAGTCAGAGCAGTTGGGAAGACAGTTAACTCAATGAATTCCAGCTTTGACACAAGTCTGAGTGATGATTTACTGTTTCAGCTGGCTGAGCCAGATGACTTACTGGATACACAGATGGAGCAAGATTTAACATTCACTCGTGTTCAGACCACTCCAGTAGTTTCTGTTAAAATGTCAGCTGTCACTAGCAGTAGTCTTTTTGCAGCAAGTACATGTAGTTTGAGCACTGTTTCCTCTAAACATGTTATCAGTTCAACTGAAGTCTCTCATAAACCAAAGACTGTGCAATCTAGCATTGTGCCAAAAGCATCTTGCCTAAATGCAAAAGCTTTGTGTAGTTACATTCCTAAACAAACTTCAACGTTTCAGTCCAAAGCTAGTGTGAACAGTTCAACAAAACCTATTGCCCAGACCAGACATTTTAGATTCAAGGAAAGTCAGAAATCTACTGGTTGCAACATAAGCAAGTTGACAGCCCCATTACCAGCCTCTTCCAACAGGGACGCATTTGCAAAACCTCCACCAGCTTCTAGTGTGCAAAGTGTAGTAGCAAAGCCAG ACCCTATGGTTGCATTCAGTGAGGATCTATTTGGTGATGATGATATGTTGGGAGATGATGGACTAACAGAGCCGGAGATTATGGCAATGTTGGATGAAGTTGAAT TTCAAGCCACACAACAGTTAAGCCAAAAACGAACATCTACAGAGAGTGTTAAATCCCTCACCGGCAGTCAGGAGTCCACATTGCGCTTACAACCCCAGGCTGTAAAACCCAGCGAAACATCCTTACCAAATAGTCCAGCAGAGACTATTCAACCAAGCAGTCAGGGATCCAATGGAAACAGTCCGGCCAAAAACAGTCAGACAAAATATTCACCTGAAGAAATTGAAAGAAAGAAGCAGCTTGCTCTTCAAAAAAGAAGACTAAAAATACACAAGTGA